In the genome of Magnolia sinica isolate HGM2019 chromosome 2, MsV1, whole genome shotgun sequence, one region contains:
- the LOC131232512 gene encoding tRNA (carboxymethyluridine(34)-5-O)-methyltransferase isoform X2, whose protein sequence is MIFNVVRAGRFFCRFQQVVGSQIEVLPGFCFPKSASHLRTLVQRHEARRNVASAHSIIFDIGCSKAFKKINMSSSLELLKGSQGFHSDVKSSIITDAVANVGGLPSVKLDEKSQDSLSARQDHTCSLSVQSTPDIERKYVHRVYDAIAPHFSSTRFAKWPKVASFLNSLVPGSVILDAGCGNGKYLGLNPYCFYIGCDISTPLINICAERGHEVIVADAVNLPYRTGFGDAAISIAVLHHLSTESRRRKAIEELIRVVRPGGLVLITVWAVEQEDRSLLAKWTPLLNKYDEEWIGSGSLRVRSSPLTATLSTIPETEENSHLEVDELRRACNQNMLKDLAQQSKEETGVGVVSSRTEDGSIASRDSDIKSHQEYFVPWHLPYHRAEISGASASALANGLAKKDDKKGAVVYNRYYHVFIKGELER, encoded by the coding sequence ATGATCTTTAATGTTGTAAGAGCAGGGAGATTCTTCTGCCGATTCCAGCAAGTTGTTGGTTCTCAAATCGAAGTCCTTCCAGGATTTTGCTTCCCGAAATCGGCATCACATCTGAGGACTCTTGTACAAAGACATGAGGCTAGAAGGAATGTAGCTTCTGCTCATAGCATAATATTTGATATCGGTTGCTCTAAAGCCTTCAAGAAAATCAACATGTCTAGTTCTTTAGAACTTCTCAAAGGCAGCCAGGGATTTCATTCAGATGTTAAATCCTCTATTATAACAGATGCAGTAGCCAATGTTGGTGGCTTGCCTTCtgtgaaattagatgaaaaatctCAGGATTCTCTGTCAGCCAGACAGGATCACACATGTTCCTTGAGTGTGCAGTCCACTCCAgacattgaacgtaaatatgtcCATCGTGTCTATGATGCTATTGCTCCCCATTTCAGCTCCACCCGCTTTGCCAAGTGGCCTAAGGTCGCCAGCTTTTTGAATTCCTTGGTGCCGGGTTCTGTCATCTTAGATGCAGGCTGTGGTAATGGAAAGTACTTGGGCTTAAATCCTTATTGCTTTTACATTGGCTGCGATATAAGCACTCCGTTGATCAACATATGTGCGGAAAGAGGACACGAAGTTATTGTTGCAGATGCTGTCAATCTTCCTTATAGAACTGGCTTCGGCGATGCAGCTATTTCTATTGCTGTCTTGCATCATCTGAGCACCGAAAGTAGGAGGAGAAAAGCTATAGAGGAATTGATCCGGGTTGTACGGCCGGGTGGTTTGGTTTTAATAACAGTATGGGCTGTAGAACAAGAAGATAGGTCGTTGCTtgcaaagtggaccccacttttgaaCAAGTATGATGAAGAGTGGATAGGATCAGGCAGTCTTCGTGTGCGTAGTAGCCCATTAACTGCCACTTTGTCAACCATCCCGGAAACTGAGGAAAACAGTCACCTTGAGGTGGATGAATTAAGACGAGCATGCAATCAGAACATGTTGAAAGATTTGGCACAACAGTCCAAGGAGGAAACAGGTGTTGGTGTTGTATCTTCTCGAACGGAAGATGGTTCTATAGCTTCTAGAGACAGTGATATCAAAAGCCACCAGGAATATTTTGTTCCTTGGCACTTACCCTATCATCGAGCTGAGATCAGCGGTGCATCTGCTTCCGCTCTTGCTAATGGTCTGGCCAAGAAAGATGATAAAAAGGGTGCAGTTGTCTACAATCGGTATTACCATGTATTCATCAAAGGCGAGCTTGAAAGGTAA
- the LOC131232512 gene encoding tRNA (carboxymethyluridine(34)-5-O)-methyltransferase isoform X3 — translation MSSSLELLKGSQGFHSDVKSSIITDAVANVGGLPSVKLDEKSQDSLSARQDHTCSLSVQSTPDIERKYVHRVYDAIAPHFSSTRFAKWPKVASFLNSLVPGSVILDAGCGNGKYLGLNPYCFYIGCDISTPLINICAERGHEVIVADAVNLPYRTGFGDAAISIAVLHHLSTESRRRKAIEELIRVVRPGGLVLITVWAVEQEDRSLLAKWTPLLNKYDEEWIGSGSLRVRSSPLTATLSTIPETEENSHLEVDELRRACNQNMLKDLAQQSKEETGVGVVSSRTEDGSIASRDSDIKSHQEYFVPWHLPYHRAEISGASASALANGLAKKDDKKGAVVYNRYYHVFIKGELERLVSGIQNAVISDQFYDKSNWCIILEKT, via the exons ATGTCTAGTTCTTTAGAACTTCTCAAAGGCAGCCAGGGATTTCATTCAGATGTTAAATCCTCTATTATAACAGATGCAGTAGCCAATGTTGGTGGCTTGCCTTCtgtgaaattagatgaaaaatctCAGGATTCTCTGTCAGCCAGACAGGATCACACATGTTCCTTGAGTGTGCAGTCCACTCCAgacattgaacgtaaatatgtcCATCGTGTCTATGATGCTATTGCTCCCCATTTCAGCTCCACCCGCTTTGCCAAGTGGCCTAAGGTCGCCAGCTTTTTGAATTCCTTGGTGCCGGGTTCTGTCATCTTAGATGCAGGCTGTGGTAATGGAAAGTACTTGGGCTTAAATCCTTATTGCTTTTACATTGGCTGCGATATAAGCACTCCGTTGATCAACATATGTGCGGAAAGAGGACACGAAGTTATTGTTGCAGATGCTGTCAATCTTCCTTATAGAACTGGCTTCGGCGATGCAGCTATTTCTATTGCTGTCTTGCATCATCTGAGCACCGAAAGTAGGAGGAGAAAAGCTATAGAGGAATTGATCCGGGTTGTACGGCCGGGTGGTTTGGTTTTAATAACAGTATGGGCTGTAGAACAAGAAGATAGGTCGTTGCTtgcaaagtggaccccacttttgaaCAAGTATGATGAAGAGTGGATAGGATCAGGCAGTCTTCGTGTGCGTAGTAGCCCATTAACTGCCACTTTGTCAACCATCCCGGAAACTGAGGAAAACAGTCACCTTGAGGTGGATGAATTAAGACGAGCATGCAATCAGAACATGTTGAAAGATTTGGCACAACAGTCCAAGGAGGAAACAGGTGTTGGTGTTGTATCTTCTCGAACGGAAGATGGTTCTATAGCTTCTAGAGACAGTGATATCAAAAGCCACCAGGAATATTTTGTTCCTTGGCACTTACCCTATCATCGAGCTGAGATCAGCGGTGCATCTGCTTCCGCTCTTGCTAATGGTCTGGCCAAGAAAGATGATAAAAAGGGTGCAGTTGTCTACAATCGGTATTACCATGTATTCATCAAAGGCGAGCTTGAAAG GTTGGTTTCTGGTATTCAGAATGCAGTCATCTCTGACCAGTTCTATGACAAATCCAATTGGTGTATAATTCTCGAGAAGACATAA
- the LOC131232512 gene encoding tRNA (carboxymethyluridine(34)-5-O)-methyltransferase isoform X1, with amino-acid sequence MIFNVVRAGRFFCRFQQVVGSQIEVLPGFCFPKSASHLRTLVQRHEARRNVASAHSIIFDIGCSKAFKKINMSSSLELLKGSQGFHSDVKSSIITDAVANVGGLPSVKLDEKSQDSLSARQDHTCSLSVQSTPDIERKYVHRVYDAIAPHFSSTRFAKWPKVASFLNSLVPGSVILDAGCGNGKYLGLNPYCFYIGCDISTPLINICAERGHEVIVADAVNLPYRTGFGDAAISIAVLHHLSTESRRRKAIEELIRVVRPGGLVLITVWAVEQEDRSLLAKWTPLLNKYDEEWIGSGSLRVRSSPLTATLSTIPETEENSHLEVDELRRACNQNMLKDLAQQSKEETGVGVVSSRTEDGSIASRDSDIKSHQEYFVPWHLPYHRAEISGASASALANGLAKKDDKKGAVVYNRYYHVFIKGELERLVSGIQNAVISDQFYDKSNWCIILEKT; translated from the exons ATGATCTTTAATGTTGTAAGAGCAGGGAGATTCTTCTGCCGATTCCAGCAAGTTGTTGGTTCTCAAATCGAAGTCCTTCCAGGATTTTGCTTCCCGAAATCGGCATCACATCTGAGGACTCTTGTACAAAGACATGAGGCTAGAAGGAATGTAGCTTCTGCTCATAGCATAATATTTGATATCGGTTGCTCTAAAGCCTTCAAGAAAATCAACATGTCTAGTTCTTTAGAACTTCTCAAAGGCAGCCAGGGATTTCATTCAGATGTTAAATCCTCTATTATAACAGATGCAGTAGCCAATGTTGGTGGCTTGCCTTCtgtgaaattagatgaaaaatctCAGGATTCTCTGTCAGCCAGACAGGATCACACATGTTCCTTGAGTGTGCAGTCCACTCCAgacattgaacgtaaatatgtcCATCGTGTCTATGATGCTATTGCTCCCCATTTCAGCTCCACCCGCTTTGCCAAGTGGCCTAAGGTCGCCAGCTTTTTGAATTCCTTGGTGCCGGGTTCTGTCATCTTAGATGCAGGCTGTGGTAATGGAAAGTACTTGGGCTTAAATCCTTATTGCTTTTACATTGGCTGCGATATAAGCACTCCGTTGATCAACATATGTGCGGAAAGAGGACACGAAGTTATTGTTGCAGATGCTGTCAATCTTCCTTATAGAACTGGCTTCGGCGATGCAGCTATTTCTATTGCTGTCTTGCATCATCTGAGCACCGAAAGTAGGAGGAGAAAAGCTATAGAGGAATTGATCCGGGTTGTACGGCCGGGTGGTTTGGTTTTAATAACAGTATGGGCTGTAGAACAAGAAGATAGGTCGTTGCTtgcaaagtggaccccacttttgaaCAAGTATGATGAAGAGTGGATAGGATCAGGCAGTCTTCGTGTGCGTAGTAGCCCATTAACTGCCACTTTGTCAACCATCCCGGAAACTGAGGAAAACAGTCACCTTGAGGTGGATGAATTAAGACGAGCATGCAATCAGAACATGTTGAAAGATTTGGCACAACAGTCCAAGGAGGAAACAGGTGTTGGTGTTGTATCTTCTCGAACGGAAGATGGTTCTATAGCTTCTAGAGACAGTGATATCAAAAGCCACCAGGAATATTTTGTTCCTTGGCACTTACCCTATCATCGAGCTGAGATCAGCGGTGCATCTGCTTCCGCTCTTGCTAATGGTCTGGCCAAGAAAGATGATAAAAAGGGTGCAGTTGTCTACAATCGGTATTACCATGTATTCATCAAAGGCGAGCTTGAAAG GTTGGTTTCTGGTATTCAGAATGCAGTCATCTCTGACCAGTTCTATGACAAATCCAATTGGTGTATAATTCTCGAGAAGACATAA